A region from the Sutcliffiella horikoshii genome encodes:
- a CDS encoding aspartate aminotransferase family protein has product MDQSYLIKPLLDKEYPVISHGNGVYLYDVTGKKYLDGSSGAVTASIGHHVQAVIDAMADQASKVSFVYRSQFSSIPAEKLATKLSSITPGDINWSFFVNSGTEAVETAMKISIQYWQEVGKPDKNQIISRWKSYHGITIGALSLSGHADRRKRFEPLLEKSPVVEPPYCYRCPFNLEYPSCGLKCAEDLERAILEIGEENIAAFVAEPVIGAAAGAICPPDGYYQKIAEICKKHNILFIADEVMTGIGRTGKMFAMEHWHVTPDIICIGKGMSAGYTPIAATLVSEKIVESILKGSKVIMSGHTYSANPQSAAVALAVLEYIESQNLVSNGENLGNYLLQKLSQLKQTYSFIGDVRGKGLLLGMEIVADLASKYPYSQEKAVTPRLVELAQKNGLLIYPASAGIEGVGGDAVIIAPPLSINQQEMDELITILELTLNELQAEL; this is encoded by the coding sequence ATGGATCAATCCTATCTTATTAAGCCATTATTAGATAAAGAGTACCCAGTGATTAGCCATGGGAACGGAGTGTACTTGTATGATGTCACTGGGAAGAAATATTTGGATGGTTCTTCTGGTGCTGTTACGGCAAGCATTGGTCATCATGTACAAGCTGTAATAGATGCGATGGCCGATCAGGCAAGCAAAGTATCGTTTGTTTATCGTTCTCAATTCAGCAGTATTCCTGCAGAAAAACTAGCAACAAAATTAAGTTCTATCACACCAGGAGATATCAATTGGTCGTTTTTTGTTAATAGCGGTACAGAAGCTGTAGAAACGGCGATGAAAATATCCATTCAATATTGGCAAGAGGTAGGAAAACCAGACAAAAACCAAATTATTTCCCGTTGGAAAAGCTATCACGGTATTACGATAGGGGCACTATCTTTATCGGGGCACGCAGATCGCAGGAAAAGATTTGAGCCTTTATTGGAAAAATCACCTGTTGTAGAGCCGCCTTATTGTTACCGTTGTCCATTTAATCTGGAATACCCTTCTTGTGGCCTGAAATGTGCAGAGGACCTAGAGCGTGCCATTCTGGAAATAGGGGAAGAAAATATCGCTGCTTTTGTAGCGGAGCCGGTTATTGGGGCAGCGGCTGGAGCAATCTGTCCGCCTGATGGGTATTATCAAAAGATTGCAGAGATATGCAAAAAGCATAACATTCTTTTTATTGCAGATGAGGTGATGACAGGTATCGGAAGAACCGGGAAAATGTTTGCCATGGAACATTGGCATGTGACTCCGGACATCATCTGTATTGGCAAAGGCATGAGTGCAGGTTATACGCCTATCGCAGCAACACTTGTCAGCGAAAAAATAGTTGAAAGTATTCTAAAGGGATCTAAGGTGATTATGAGTGGGCATACGTATAGTGCCAATCCTCAATCGGCAGCAGTCGCATTGGCAGTTTTAGAATACATCGAAAGCCAAAATCTTGTAAGCAATGGTGAAAATCTGGGAAATTATTTGTTGCAGAAATTATCCCAATTAAAACAAACGTACTCTTTTATCGGGGACGTTAGAGGCAAGGGGCTATTACTTGGAATGGAAATAGTAGCAGATCTTGCGTCTAAGTATCCTTATTCGCAAGAAAAGGCGGTCACACCAAGGCTTGTGGAGCTGGCCCAGAAGAATGGCTTGCTCATCTACCCTGCCTCAGCGGGTATTGAAGGTGTGGGAGGGGATGCAGTCATAATTGCACCGCCGCTGTCGATAAACCAACAGGAAATGGATGAACTGATTACCATCCTAGAGCTGACACTAAACGAACTTCAAGCAGAATTGTAA
- a CDS encoding CoA transferase subunit A, with the protein MGKVENTFNKIVELEMVRHLFFDGMTLMFGGFGGVGTPPKLVDTLLDSCVKNLTLIGNDAGFPTIGIGKVVCAGKVNKLIASHIGSNPVAGKMMTDNKMEVEFSPQGTLAERIRAGGVGLGGILVDVGITSDIVTKNKQILTSNGKDYILETALTADLSIVFAKKADPYGNLIFDKSARNTNPLVAMAGTNTIVEVEEFVPLGHLDPEEIVVPGVYVDYMVQSEGVNWTWVWEETYGI; encoded by the coding sequence ATGGGGAAAGTGGAGAATACATTTAACAAAATCGTTGAGCTGGAAATGGTCCGTCATCTATTTTTTGATGGAATGACATTGATGTTCGGTGGCTTTGGAGGAGTGGGGACTCCTCCGAAGCTGGTTGATACACTCTTGGATTCATGTGTGAAAAACCTAACACTAATCGGAAATGACGCGGGGTTTCCAACGATAGGTATTGGAAAAGTGGTTTGTGCAGGAAAGGTAAATAAATTAATAGCTTCCCATATCGGCTCTAATCCTGTTGCAGGCAAGATGATGACTGATAATAAGATGGAAGTCGAGTTCAGCCCCCAGGGAACATTAGCTGAAAGAATCAGAGCGGGTGGTGTTGGGTTAGGCGGTATTCTAGTTGACGTCGGGATTACAAGTGACATCGTAACAAAAAACAAGCAAATCCTTACATCAAATGGAAAAGACTATATTCTCGAAACGGCGCTAACGGCAGACCTTTCCATCGTCTTTGCCAAAAAAGCAGATCCTTATGGAAATCTCATTTTTGATAAAAGTGCCAGGAATACCAATCCGCTTGTGGCGATGGCAGGGACAAATACCATTGTCGAAGTAGAGGAATTCGTTCCCTTAGGGCATTTAGATCCTGAAGAAATTGTCGTGCCTGGGGTATATGTGGATTATATGGTTCAAAGCGAGGGGGTGAACTGGACATGGGTATGGGAGGAAACATACGGAATTTGA
- the msrA gene encoding peptide-methionine (S)-S-oxide reductase MsrA — protein sequence MMNKLEKATFAGGCFWCMVKPFDEQDGIEQVVSGYTGGHKENPTYKEVCSETTGHYEAVQITFNPEIFPYEKLLDVFWSQIDPTDAGGQFHDRGDSYRTAIFYHSDEQREIAEKSKQDLNQSGRFKDPIVTEILPAKPFYTAEEYHQDYYKKNPFRYKMYQAGSGRAAFIKEHWKKENSEDLKKKLTPMQYEVTQNNGTEPPFKNEFWNHTEEGIYVDIVSGEPLFSSLDKYDAGCGWPSFTKPINKEQVKEEMDVSHRMVRTEVRSKEGDSHLGHVFEDGPVDKGGLRYCINSAALRFIPVSQLETEGYGEYKKLF from the coding sequence ATGATGAACAAATTAGAAAAAGCAACATTTGCAGGTGGTTGCTTTTGGTGCATGGTTAAACCTTTTGACGAACAAGATGGTATTGAACAAGTAGTTTCAGGTTACACAGGTGGACATAAAGAAAACCCTACTTATAAAGAGGTTTGTTCGGAGACGACAGGCCATTATGAAGCGGTACAAATTACGTTCAATCCTGAAATATTCCCGTATGAAAAATTACTAGACGTTTTTTGGAGTCAAATTGATCCCACAGATGCTGGCGGACAATTCCACGACCGGGGAGATTCGTATCGTACCGCCATTTTCTATCATTCCGATGAACAAAGGGAGATCGCGGAAAAATCTAAGCAAGACTTAAACCAAAGTGGAAGATTTAAAGATCCAATCGTAACAGAAATACTTCCTGCCAAGCCATTTTATACAGCGGAAGAGTATCATCAAGATTATTACAAGAAAAATCCTTTCCGTTATAAGATGTATCAAGCAGGATCTGGGAGGGCGGCATTTATTAAAGAGCATTGGAAAAAAGAAAACAGCGAAGACTTGAAAAAGAAGCTAACACCTATGCAGTATGAGGTTACACAGAATAACGGCACAGAACCACCTTTTAAAAATGAGTTCTGGAATCATACAGAAGAAGGAATCTATGTTGACATAGTTTCTGGTGAGCCATTATTCTCTTCGCTTGATAAATATGATGCCGGTTGCGGATGGCCAAGCTTTACCAAGCCGATAAACAAAGAACAAGTAAAAGAAGAGATGGATGTAAGTCACAGAATGGTACGGACGGAAGTTAGAAGCAAAGAGGGAGATTCTCATCTGGGCCACGTGTTCGAAGACGGTCCTGTAGACAAGGGCGGATTAAGGTATTGCATTAACTCCGCTGCCCTCCGCTTCATCCCGGTAAGCCAACTCGAAACAGAAGGCTATGGAGAATATAAGAAATTGTTTTAA
- a CDS encoding CobW family GTP-binding protein: MSKKVEVYILAGFLGSGKTTLLTQMLQQEQAENRKVAVVMNELGKVSIDSDSIPDETPLSELFDGCICCTIQEKLESTMQGLLLDKDLDAIYIETTGAAHPIEVLDTVLSPIFANKFSEARIITLLDVLRWKDRDSLSIQVKQLIREQVKHADMLILNKTDLVSEAEVSSILFELQSINPHASTLLTTYAKIPENSWKRTKQIEKGSHSSAHVKDSLHLKTFVYQFSTKIDLDEFEDWLRNLPDSVYRIKGYLTFEHSNSIYLFQYSYGTPLYLKELVKVPLNLVIIGEDLDVELLTDQLLALEKNKQ; encoded by the coding sequence ATGAGTAAAAAAGTAGAAGTTTATATATTAGCAGGGTTTCTTGGGAGTGGGAAGACTACCCTTTTGACTCAAATGCTGCAACAGGAACAAGCGGAAAATAGAAAAGTCGCGGTGGTAATGAACGAGCTTGGCAAGGTCTCTATCGACTCCGATTCCATACCGGACGAAACCCCACTTTCTGAATTATTTGATGGCTGTATTTGTTGTACGATTCAAGAGAAATTGGAATCAACTATGCAGGGGCTTTTACTTGATAAAGATTTGGATGCCATTTACATAGAGACGACAGGTGCGGCACATCCAATTGAGGTGCTTGACACAGTTCTTTCTCCCATTTTCGCAAACAAGTTTTCTGAAGCACGTATTATCACCCTTTTAGATGTCCTGCGATGGAAAGATCGTGACAGCTTATCCATTCAAGTCAAACAGTTGATAAGAGAACAAGTGAAGCATGCCGATATGCTTATTTTGAACAAGACGGATTTAGTAAGTGAAGCAGAGGTTTCTAGCATTTTGTTTGAATTGCAATCCATCAACCCACATGCTTCCACACTGCTGACTACGTATGCTAAGATTCCGGAAAACAGCTGGAAGAGAACGAAGCAGATAGAAAAAGGAAGCCATTCTAGTGCACATGTTAAGGATTCCCTTCATTTGAAGACATTTGTGTATCAGTTTTCCACTAAAATAGACTTAGATGAGTTTGAAGATTGGCTTAGAAATCTTCCTGACTCCGTTTATCGCATCAAAGGGTATCTTACTTTCGAGCATTCAAACAGTATTTATTTGTTTCAATATTCTTACGGCACTCCACTCTATTTAAAAGAGTTGGTTAAAGTACCATTGAATTTGGTCATTATTGGTGAAGACTTGGATGTAGAGTTATTAACAGATCAATTACTTGCTTTAGAAAAAAACAAGCAATAA
- a CDS encoding spore germination protein, with protein MGKLKKFLLGESGDISSTDKELYSQEETSEPLLLSLKENDDIIQKEFSLSIDFHYSTLIVGKRDAIAYYFDTLISKERLTEEIFEPLIAAEGSDTVLQSGNLEEFRKEFFASVPYKFAENYHQIFWKLLNGYAVIVIDGIEKALCINLGSIEKRSVTEPSTQTIIRGPKDSFTETMNTNISLIRRRIRNPNLCFDQYRVGQDTKTAVVIGYIKNITNDGLVQEVKSRIEKVNVVGLFDSGNIEEFLTDKSLTPFPLTFNTERPDNIAANLIEGKVAVLVDGSPFALSVPTVFTDFFISTEDYYQPFFMASFIRIIRYVSFMVSLLLPSLYVAISTYHHELIPTSLLISVQAQREGVPFPAVIEILLMELTFEVLREAGVRMPRAVGQTVSIVGALVIGQAAVEAGLVSSVLIIIVALTAIASFVSPIYNFSIATRILRFAFILMAALIGLYGVLLLVVIMVIHLTGLRSYGVPYLAPVAPLLLEDQKDVFVRMPVWDNITRPSYLKPKHTKKTSDQGNNSGPSQDKGNFS; from the coding sequence ATGGGAAAGTTAAAAAAATTCTTATTGGGAGAAAGTGGGGATATCAGTTCTACTGATAAAGAGCTTTATTCCCAGGAAGAAACGTCCGAACCACTATTGCTATCTCTAAAGGAAAATGACGACATCATACAAAAGGAATTTTCTCTTTCCATTGATTTTCACTATTCTACTTTAATAGTTGGAAAAAGGGATGCCATTGCTTATTATTTCGATACGTTGATTTCGAAAGAAAGATTAACAGAGGAAATTTTTGAGCCCCTCATTGCGGCAGAAGGTTCTGACACGGTTTTACAGTCTGGAAATTTGGAAGAGTTCAGAAAAGAATTTTTCGCTTCGGTTCCCTATAAATTTGCAGAGAATTATCATCAGATATTTTGGAAGCTCCTGAATGGGTATGCTGTCATCGTAATAGATGGAATCGAAAAAGCTTTGTGTATCAATTTGGGAAGCATTGAAAAAAGAAGCGTAACGGAGCCGAGCACCCAAACAATCATCAGGGGACCAAAGGACAGCTTTACAGAAACGATGAATACAAATATTAGTTTGATCAGACGCAGAATCCGCAATCCCAACCTTTGTTTTGACCAATACCGTGTAGGACAGGATACAAAAACTGCGGTTGTGATAGGGTATATAAAAAACATTACGAACGATGGGCTTGTACAGGAAGTGAAGAGCCGGATAGAAAAGGTAAATGTTGTCGGACTTTTTGATAGTGGGAACATTGAGGAGTTCTTGACTGACAAATCTCTAACACCTTTTCCACTTACCTTTAACACAGAAAGGCCAGATAATATAGCGGCAAATCTAATAGAAGGAAAGGTTGCAGTGTTAGTGGATGGCAGTCCTTTTGCTTTAAGTGTGCCAACTGTATTTACGGATTTCTTTATTTCAACAGAAGATTATTATCAACCGTTTTTTATGGCTTCTTTCATCAGGATTATCCGTTATGTGTCATTTATGGTTTCGTTGTTGCTGCCATCTTTATATGTAGCCATCTCTACCTATCATCACGAACTGATTCCAACTTCCTTGTTAATTAGTGTCCAGGCTCAGAGGGAGGGAGTACCTTTTCCGGCGGTAATCGAAATACTGCTGATGGAACTTACTTTTGAAGTGTTAAGGGAAGCTGGTGTAAGAATGCCAAGGGCTGTTGGGCAAACAGTTTCCATTGTAGGTGCATTGGTAATTGGACAAGCAGCCGTGGAAGCTGGATTGGTTTCTAGCGTTTTAATAATAATTGTCGCATTGACAGCAATCGCAAGCTTTGTTTCTCCTATTTATAACTTTTCCATTGCTACGAGGATTTTAAGGTTTGCCTTTATTTTAATGGCAGCATTGATTGGGTTGTATGGGGTCCTCCTTTTGGTTGTCATCATGGTCATCCATTTAACTGGTTTGCGTTCATATGGTGTACCTTATCTGGCACCTGTGGCCCCGCTCCTTTTGGAAGATCAAAAGGATGTTTTT
- a CDS encoding GerAB/ArcD/ProY family transporter: MGNKETISLWQLFILMLIFEMGSATVVGIGGEAKQNVWIAISLAGLIGVGYIYVLHFMLGRKKGYNLFALLEFCLGKWLGGAISFLYIMYFIYISSRVMRDFGELIVSTIFIYTPIEIISITIMLTIIYMLNSGIEVMARTSEIFFPYVFSFTFLVGMFILMSGEIQFENLRPFLDEGIKPIFQAVFPSLLTFPYGELIAFAVVLPLVTKYKKAKGFAIASIILSTLVLVYSSVIQVMTLGHEMKERSNFPLLSAAREISLLDFIERVDIAVVFVVMFGIIVKIGVFFFGAVKGLEHLSKREYRTYLFPIGSIICLSSIIITDNFAEHIEEGLQIVPYYVHLPFQFALPLLLLVIVLIRTRKKRGRKRSEMEWES, translated from the coding sequence ATGGGAAATAAAGAAACAATATCATTATGGCAACTTTTTATCTTAATGCTGATTTTTGAAATGGGCAGCGCCACAGTTGTTGGGATAGGTGGAGAAGCCAAGCAAAATGTGTGGATTGCCATTAGCCTGGCTGGACTAATAGGGGTTGGCTATATTTATGTACTGCATTTCATGTTAGGTAGAAAAAAGGGCTATAATCTATTTGCTCTTTTAGAATTCTGTCTTGGCAAGTGGTTAGGAGGAGCAATAAGTTTCCTATATATCATGTATTTCATCTATATTTCTTCAAGGGTTATGAGGGACTTTGGCGAACTAATTGTGTCCACCATTTTTATCTATACTCCCATTGAAATAATAAGCATCACTATTATGCTGACGATTATTTACATGTTGAACTCCGGTATAGAAGTAATGGCAAGAACCTCGGAGATATTTTTTCCGTATGTGTTCTCTTTTACATTTTTAGTAGGGATGTTTATTTTGATGTCTGGAGAAATCCAATTTGAGAACTTGAGGCCATTCCTTGATGAGGGAATAAAACCAATTTTTCAAGCGGTTTTTCCTAGTCTATTGACCTTTCCTTACGGAGAGCTGATTGCTTTTGCAGTTGTGTTACCACTCGTCACAAAATACAAGAAGGCAAAAGGTTTTGCTATAGCAAGTATCATCCTCAGTACATTAGTACTTGTCTATTCCTCTGTCATTCAAGTGATGACGCTTGGGCATGAAATGAAAGAAAGGTCGAATTTCCCGCTCCTTTCCGCTGCACGTGAAATCTCATTATTGGATTTTATTGAAAGGGTGGATATTGCGGTTGTCTTTGTGGTTATGTTCGGAATCATCGTTAAAATAGGAGTTTTCTTTTTTGGTGCAGTAAAAGGGTTAGAACATTTATCAAAAAGGGAGTATCGGACATATCTTTTTCCTATTGGTTCCATCATATGTTTGTCTTCAATCATCATAACCGATAATTTCGCTGAACATATCGAGGAAGGTTTACAGATTGTGCCTTATTATGTCCATCTTCCTTTTCAGTTCGCATTGCCGCTTTTATTACTTGTGATCGTGCTGATCCGAACAAGGAAGAAAAGAGGCAGGAAGAGGAGTGAAATGGAATGGGAAAGTTAA
- a CDS encoding YjcZ family sporulation protein, producing MHDYCYYTCGPCDYPSQVAPAYGGGNTFVLIVVLFILLIIVGACYCK from the coding sequence ATGCACGATTACTGTTACTACACATGTGGACCATGCGACTACCCATCTCAAGTTGCCCCGGCATACGGCGGAGGAAATACATTCGTTTTAATCGTAGTTCTATTCATTTTGTTAATCATTGTTGGAGCTTGCTATTGCAAATAA
- a CDS encoding methyl-accepting chemotaxis protein codes for MSAVSVKELKFQDLINKNKLMFFVIFISYGAGLLVNFFVPAATVITVTLFVALCLGVILLILTRWNEWFHYLVPYFTVGVTFTVFFIILVNRGASLSGFILPFFVLMLATVYFNRNVFIVGGVGSLVLFAYSLWSFLNGNLMTDGQLGNIVLLFFLLFVITFVQVKIGKKLFAQFEGIVDTMQAVSEERQIKQEAFQRDAMTLIERVNKVHDRLNMSIRSQKEVSLTIQELSVGSQKQADQIGGIAEQTNDVSTLMDNVVDKSNSLYQTTNTTKTTADQGKVMAVELQENMKSFSQDVAEMDAVFQVLTEKIDETNLLTQHIKNITDQTNLLALNASIEAARAGEAGRGFAVVAEEIRKLATSTGETTKEITENLSSLNQTKEEVLQQLQLNIAKMEKNLEATNQVNHSFQHISETLKTLLTDAQQFRDFASTVKEKTANTDSYTSEFAALMEEATAGLEEISATVEQVTEDNTHIEETLKSMVKIIDKMEEHK; via the coding sequence ATGTCAGCAGTAAGTGTAAAAGAATTAAAGTTTCAAGATTTGATCAATAAAAATAAGCTCATGTTTTTCGTGATTTTCATCTCGTATGGTGCCGGGCTTCTTGTGAATTTCTTTGTACCGGCGGCAACAGTTATAACCGTGACCTTATTTGTTGCTTTGTGCTTAGGGGTTATTTTATTAATTTTGACCAGATGGAATGAGTGGTTTCACTACTTAGTGCCTTACTTTACAGTAGGAGTAACTTTCACAGTATTTTTTATAATTTTGGTAAACCGCGGGGCATCTTTATCAGGATTTATTCTACCTTTTTTTGTTTTGATGCTTGCAACCGTTTACTTTAATAGAAATGTCTTTATTGTTGGAGGTGTAGGGAGTCTAGTCCTTTTCGCTTACTCACTTTGGTCATTTCTAAACGGCAACCTGATGACAGACGGACAGTTAGGAAATATAGTCCTGCTATTCTTTTTGTTGTTTGTCATTACATTTGTACAAGTGAAAATAGGGAAGAAATTGTTTGCTCAATTCGAGGGTATTGTAGACACGATGCAAGCTGTAAGTGAAGAGCGTCAAATAAAGCAGGAAGCCTTTCAGCGGGATGCCATGACATTAATTGAACGAGTCAATAAAGTCCATGATCGCCTTAACATGAGTATTCGATCCCAAAAAGAAGTGTCACTAACCATACAGGAGCTGTCCGTGGGAAGTCAAAAGCAAGCCGACCAGATTGGTGGCATTGCGGAACAGACGAATGATGTATCAACCTTGATGGACAATGTTGTAGATAAATCGAATAGCTTATATCAAACAACAAATACAACAAAAACTACAGCAGATCAAGGGAAAGTGATGGCAGTAGAACTACAGGAAAACATGAAAAGCTTTTCGCAGGATGTTGCGGAAATGGATGCTGTATTCCAGGTTCTTACGGAAAAAATCGATGAAACAAACTTATTAACTCAACACATAAAAAATATTACGGATCAGACAAACTTGCTAGCTCTGAATGCTTCTATTGAAGCTGCTAGGGCAGGGGAAGCCGGAAGAGGTTTTGCGGTAGTAGCAGAAGAGATCCGTAAGCTTGCCACATCCACTGGCGAAACGACAAAAGAAATCACAGAAAACCTCTCCTCTCTTAACCAAACAAAAGAAGAGGTATTACAACAGCTGCAACTTAATATTGCAAAAATGGAGAAAAACCTTGAAGCAACAAATCAGGTCAACCATTCCTTCCAGCACATCAGTGAAACCTTGAAAACATTATTAACTGATGCACAGCAATTTCGTGATTTTGCAAGTACAGTAAAAGAAAAAACAGCAAATACTGACTCCTATACGAGTGAATTTGCAGCATTGATGGAAGAAGCGACAGCGGGCCTTGAGGAAATCAGCGCGACAGTCGAACAAGTTACAGAGGATAACACGCATATAGAAGAGACATTAAAGAGCATGGTCAAAATTATCGATAAAATGGAGGAACATAAATAG
- a CDS encoding peptidase, with translation MKQKLIKEWFGKNRGNAVKLLRKLIQERSIQGRESSAQAVVIETCRELGLEIDIWEPDIKEMSAHENFVSTRENFEDSPNVVAVWRGTGGGRSLILNGHIDVVPEGDLLQWDFDPYEGKVEDGKVYGRGSTDMKGGNVSLLLAVNALKSLGVKLKGDVIFQSVIEEESGGAGTLAAILRGYTADAVLIPEPTNMKIFPKQQGSMWFRLKVKGRSAHGGTRYEGVSALEKSILVIRRIQELETKRNERIEDPLFKDIPIPLPINIGKIEGGSWPSSVPDLIVLEGRIGVGPEEKLIEVKQELAACMNDLCKTDPWFESHPVELEWFGAQWVPGSVDLDHPFVKSLEKAYTQVEKKQPILEASPWGTDGGLFTQILGIPTVVCGPGTTEVAHYPNEYISIEEMMKAAEIFAILLMDWCEISDEA, from the coding sequence ATGAAACAGAAGTTGATCAAGGAATGGTTTGGGAAAAACAGGGGGAACGCTGTAAAGCTCTTAAGGAAACTTATTCAAGAAAGAAGTATCCAGGGGCGGGAAAGTTCCGCACAAGCAGTGGTGATTGAAACGTGCCGGGAACTAGGTTTGGAAATAGATATTTGGGAGCCGGATATAAAGGAAATGAGTGCTCATGAAAATTTTGTATCGACGCGCGAGAATTTCGAGGATTCTCCCAATGTAGTAGCTGTTTGGCGTGGTACTGGTGGTGGCCGCTCATTAATTCTAAACGGTCATATCGATGTGGTCCCTGAAGGAGACTTGCTGCAGTGGGACTTTGACCCGTACGAAGGGAAAGTGGAAGACGGGAAAGTATATGGTCGTGGTAGTACAGATATGAAGGGAGGAAACGTCTCCTTACTTCTTGCTGTAAATGCACTAAAATCGTTGGGGGTAAAACTTAAAGGGGATGTTATTTTTCAAAGTGTGATTGAAGAAGAGAGCGGGGGAGCAGGCACATTAGCGGCAATCCTCAGAGGTTATACTGCAGATGCAGTACTAATCCCTGAACCTACAAATATGAAAATATTCCCAAAACAACAAGGTTCGATGTGGTTTCGGCTAAAAGTAAAGGGTAGGTCTGCACATGGAGGTACGAGGTATGAGGGGGTCAGTGCCCTTGAAAAGAGCATCCTTGTTATCAGAAGAATCCAAGAGTTAGAAACGAAAAGAAATGAAAGAATAGAAGACCCTTTATTCAAAGATATTCCCATTCCACTTCCTATTAATATAGGGAAAATAGAAGGCGGAAGTTGGCCTTCCTCTGTACCAGATTTGATAGTGCTGGAAGGAAGGATAGGAGTAGGCCCTGAAGAGAAACTAATAGAAGTGAAACAGGAACTTGCAGCTTGTATGAATGACCTGTGTAAAACCGATCCATGGTTTGAAAGTCACCCTGTCGAACTGGAATGGTTTGGGGCGCAGTGGGTCCCAGGATCAGTAGATTTAGACCATCCTTTCGTAAAGAGTTTGGAAAAAGCATATACACAAGTGGAAAAGAAACAGCCTATTTTAGAAGCATCACCGTGGGGGACAGATGGAGGATTATTCACCCAAATTTTAGGCATTCCTACTGTTGTATGCGGGCCAGGAACAACGGAGGTAGCGCATTATCCTAATGAGTATATTTCTATTGAAGAAATGATGAAAGCAGCAGAGATTTTTGCCATCCTGTTAATGGACTGGTGTGAAATCTCCGATGAAGCATAA
- a CDS encoding 3-oxoacid CoA-transferase subunit B: MGMGGNIRNLIAKRAAKEIENGMVVNLGIGIPSLVPNHLPENTHVFFQAENGVLGMGSTPLTGEEDENLCNAAGFPVSIQPGASYFDSALAFGMIRRGKLDITILGSLQVSEQGDLANWIVPGKRVPGMGGAMELSQKAKKVIVLMSHTDKYGQSKVVKTCSLPVTTPNCVDLIITDLAVFEVKKDGLMLSELMPGVSLEQVKEKTEASFTLSPAIL; the protein is encoded by the coding sequence ATGGGTATGGGAGGAAACATACGGAATTTGATTGCCAAAAGAGCAGCAAAAGAAATAGAAAATGGAATGGTCGTAAACTTGGGAATAGGCATTCCTTCTTTAGTTCCCAATCACTTGCCTGAAAATACTCATGTCTTTTTCCAAGCCGAGAATGGTGTTTTAGGGATGGGATCCACTCCATTGACAGGAGAAGAGGATGAAAATCTCTGCAATGCAGCAGGGTTTCCTGTATCTATCCAGCCAGGCGCATCTTATTTTGATAGTGCGCTTGCTTTTGGAATGATCAGAAGAGGGAAACTTGATATTACCATTTTAGGTTCGTTGCAAGTGTCTGAACAAGGTGATTTAGCGAATTGGATAGTACCGGGCAAAAGGGTGCCGGGTATGGGTGGGGCCATGGAGCTCTCACAAAAAGCTAAAAAAGTGATTGTATTGATGAGTCATACTGATAAATATGGGCAATCAAAGGTAGTAAAAACGTGCAGTTTACCTGTAACAACACCGAATTGTGTGGACCTTATAATTACCGATTTAGCAGTTTTTGAAGTTAAGAAAGATGGATTGATGCTTTCTGAATTAATGCCAGGTGTTAGTTTGGAGCAGGTAAAAGAGAAAACAGAAGCTTCTTTTACGCTTTCACCTGCAATTTTATAA